One window of Oscillospiraceae bacterium genomic DNA carries:
- a CDS encoding CvpA family protein: MLDFIFVVGLAIALYLGYRSGFASALVGFVSIILSAFGGYLFYPAFAVVLTKTPLYNMVHSSVLAGVQGYVAKSVNQPDLFQRYKVTTVELLTSKMAEGVSAVIINIISIIIIFFLLRLVLFILKKSTKFINRIPVLGKINQWAGMLLTGSSFVVACFAIVAVMFLPPANTSELSRDMRQKIDSSIIVKPVMKCNFFVDYDSLK; this comes from the coding sequence ATGTTGGATTTTATTTTTGTAGTAGGTTTGGCAATTGCTCTTTATCTGGGTTATCGCTCAGGATTTGCCAGTGCTTTAGTGGGTTTTGTCAGCATTATTTTATCTGCTTTCGGAGGATATTTGTTTTATCCTGCGTTTGCGGTTGTGTTAACGAAGACACCTTTATATAATATGGTACATAGCAGTGTGCTCGCCGGTGTGCAAGGATATGTTGCGAAAAGTGTAAACCAGCCTGATTTGTTTCAGCGCTATAAAGTAACTACCGTGGAACTTTTAACTTCTAAGATGGCAGAAGGGGTTTCTGCTGTAATTATTAATATCATCAGTATTATTATCATTTTCTTCTTGCTGCGGTTGGTGTTGTTTATTTTGAAAAAATCGACAAAATTTATCAATCGTATTCCCGTGCTTGGTAAAATCAATCAATGGGCGGGCATGTTGCTAACAGGATCATCATTTGTTGTGGCATGTTTTGCCATTGTGGCAGTTATGTTTTTACCTCCGGCAAATACTAGCGAATTATCTCGTGATATGCGCCAGAAAATTGATAGTTCCATTATTGTAAAACCGGTGATGAAATGTAATTTCTTTGTGGATTACGATAGTTTGAAATAA
- a CDS encoding energy-coupling factor transporter ATPase yields the protein MKLKVENLSYIYSPDTPHEKHALKDISFSVESGEFIGLIGHSGSGKSTLVQQLNGLEKPTSGTITVGDRVITGKNADTKGLCFEVGLVFQYPEQQLFAETIYQDIAFGPSNMGLSQKEIDMRVRTAMELVGLPLSMAEKSPFAVSGGQKRRVAIAGVLAMEPGILILDEPTAGLDPKGRDEILDSIRKIHKHMGMTVILVSHSMEDVAKYCDRLFVLNEGELMLSGTLAEVFSHAGELKKVGLSVPQVTDMVQKLREKGINIAENIFTVQDAIKEILKLRGKSC from the coding sequence GTGAAATTAAAAGTTGAAAACTTATCTTATATATATTCGCCTGACACTCCCCACGAAAAGCATGCACTAAAAGATATTTCTTTTTCGGTGGAAAGCGGAGAATTTATTGGTCTGATCGGACATTCCGGCAGCGGTAAATCCACCTTGGTGCAACAGTTAAACGGTTTGGAAAAGCCAACTTCCGGTACCATTACTGTGGGAGACCGTGTGATAACCGGAAAAAATGCGGACACCAAAGGTCTTTGCTTTGAGGTGGGATTGGTATTTCAGTATCCCGAACAGCAGTTGTTTGCGGAAACCATCTATCAGGACATTGCATTTGGTCCTTCCAATATGGGATTATCCCAAAAAGAAATTGATATGCGTGTGCGCACCGCGATGGAGCTGGTAGGCTTGCCGTTGTCTATGGCGGAAAAATCGCCTTTTGCCGTTTCAGGCGGACAGAAACGTCGTGTGGCGATTGCAGGAGTTCTTGCCATGGAACCGGGGATTTTGATTCTGGACGAACCCACTGCAGGGCTTGACCCCAAAGGCAGAGACGAAATTTTAGACAGTATCCGAAAAATCCATAAGCATATGGGAATGACGGTAATTTTAGTGTCTCACAGTATGGAAGATGTTGCTAAATATTGCGACAGACTTTTTGTGTTAAATGAAGGGGAGCTGATGCTTTCGGGAACATTGGCGGAAGTGTTTTCTCACGCAGGTGAACTAAAAAAAGTGGGACTTTCGGTACCTCAGGTTACCGATATGGTGCAAAAACTCCGTGAAAAGGGAATCAATATTGCTGAAAACATTTTTACCGTGCAGGATGCAATCAAAGAAATTTTAAAATTACGAGGCAAATCATGTTAA
- a CDS encoding energy-coupling factor transporter transmembrane protein EcfT — MLKDITIGQYYPSESVVHKLDPRLKILLTLAYIVAIFFIGNFWGFLALGVGCVLLSKVSQIPFKYMLKSVKPLAVLMAITALLNLFMTDGKVLWQWGILKVTQEGISMAVLMLFRVVFLVLGTSFLTYTTTPITLTAGIESLLKPLKKIKVPAHEIAMMMSIALRFIPTLIEETDKIMAAQKARGAALSEGNILKRAKALIPILIPLFISAFRRADELAVAMESRCYHGGENRTKMNALHYGKKDTVAFLIFAVAFTGILSLNLLGGIL, encoded by the coding sequence ATGTTAAAAGATATTACCATCGGGCAGTATTACCCGTCAGAATCGGTGGTTCATAAATTAGATCCGAGATTAAAAATATTACTCACCTTAGCGTACATTGTTGCCATTTTCTTTATCGGTAACTTTTGGGGTTTTTTGGCACTTGGCGTAGGCTGTGTGCTTCTTTCAAAAGTTTCTCAAATTCCATTTAAGTATATGCTGAAAAGTGTAAAACCATTGGCTGTTCTGATGGCAATTACCGCACTGCTCAACCTGTTTATGACAGACGGTAAGGTGTTGTGGCAGTGGGGAATACTCAAGGTTACCCAAGAAGGAATTTCAATGGCGGTATTGATGTTGTTTCGAGTGGTTTTTTTAGTGTTGGGAACATCCTTTTTAACCTACACCACTACTCCTATTACCTTAACTGCCGGGATTGAAAGTTTATTAAAACCGTTAAAGAAAATCAAAGTACCTGCTCATGAAATTGCAATGATGATGTCCATTGCCCTTCGCTTTATTCCTACCTTGATTGAGGAAACCGACAAAATTATGGCAGCGCAAAAAGCAAGAGGTGCTGCTTTATCCGAAGGGAATATTTTAAAACGTGCAAAAGCATTGATTCCTATTTTGATTCCCTTGTTTATTTCTGCTTTCCGCCGTGCGGATGAACTGGCGGTTGCTATGGAATCCCGTTGCTATCACGGGGGAGAAAACCGTACCAAAATGAACGCACTTCATTACGGTAAAAAAGACACTGTTGCATTTTTGATTTTTGCAGTTGCTTTCACGGGAATTCTTTCCTTAAATCTTTTGGGAGGAATTTTATGA
- the truA gene encoding tRNA pseudouridine(38-40) synthase TruA, whose protein sequence is MRNLLFQISYDGTNYHGFQCQDGQITIQSELERVLNILTSENLRITGCGRTDAGVHAIRYYFNVKTESPIPCDRFVLAMNSLLPDDITVRCCREVPEDFHARFSPKYKTYVYRILNKRNPEALRFRRSYFYPIMLDIKKMQDACNVIIGEKDFRCFMASGGQVKTTVRNVMELSVTPVDDEIEIRVSANGFLYNMVRIIVGTLIQIGIGKMTKEELGKIIAEKNRTDAGMTVPPYGLYLYDVYYELDERTESQ, encoded by the coding sequence ATGAGGAATTTACTGTTTCAGATTTCCTATGATGGCACCAATTATCACGGCTTTCAGTGTCAGGATGGGCAGATTACGATTCAGAGTGAGTTGGAACGGGTACTCAACATTCTTACAAGCGAGAATTTGCGTATTACAGGTTGCGGCAGAACCGATGCAGGGGTTCACGCCATCCGTTACTATTTTAATGTGAAAACCGAGTCTCCCATTCCTTGTGACCGATTTGTATTGGCGATGAATTCTCTGCTTCCTGATGATATTACGGTGCGATGCTGTCGGGAAGTTCCCGAGGATTTTCACGCCCGCTTTTCTCCAAAATACAAAACCTACGTGTATCGGATTTTAAATAAGCGGAATCCCGAAGCACTTCGGTTCCGCAGGAGCTATTTTTATCCCATTATGCTGGATATTAAAAAAATGCAGGATGCCTGCAATGTCATTATCGGAGAAAAGGATTTCCGTTGCTTTATGGCATCAGGAGGACAGGTAAAAACAACCGTCAGAAATGTGATGGAGTTAAGCGTTACTCCTGTGGATGACGAAATTGAAATCCGTGTCAGTGCCAACGGATTCTTGTATAATATGGTGCGCATTATCGTTGGGACTCTGATTCAGATCGGAATTGGCAAGATGACCAAGGAAGAACTGGGTAAGATTATTGCTGAAAAAAATCGTACCGATGCGGGAATGACCGTTCCGCCTTACGGCTTGTATTTATACGACGTATACTATGAATTAGATGAAAGGACCGAGTCGCAATGA
- the ligA gene encoding NAD-dependent DNA ligase LigA produces the protein MKAEDRIKELRDLLRYYSDCYYNEDSPVVDDFTYDKLLRELEILEDENPHLRTADSPTVRVGGKASDVFSPVEHRIPLQSLEDAFSYEELSAFDERVQNVLGDSYEYAVELKIDGLSVSLEYENGVFVRGATRGDGVVGEDVTANLMEIKEIPKVLPEKIPYLCVRGEVYMKKAVFEELNAMQEILEKKPFANPRNAAAGSLRQKDSKITAERKLSIFVFNLQLCEGKTFSSHSESLTFLKEMGFPVSPYYNLFSKMEDVFSEITRLGDMREDLPFDIDGAVVKIDEFSSRSKMGETSKFPKWAIAYKYPAEIKETKLTNIFIQVGRTGVLTPNAELEPVRLAGTTVRRATLHNYDNIRDKDIRIGDTVRVRKAGDIIPEVVESVPEKRNGSEVIYEMPDICPVCGAKVVRIEDEVAIRCSNVECPAQILRNIVHFASKDAMDIEGLGPQVVNLLLESNLIKKVSDIYTLRAEDIASLERMGQKSAENLISAIERSKQNDLSRLIFALGIRQIGKKAGKILAKNFKNMSAVMDAKLEEFTGIFEIGEISGKSVVEFFALKSNREMVEALRGQGVNMEYQDESVSEIFLNKTFVLTGTLPTLNRSEASKIIEDNGGKVSSSVSKKTDYVLAGEEAGSKLKKAQDLGITILTEEEFFGMLS, from the coding sequence ATGAAGGCAGAAGATAGAATCAAAGAACTCAGGGACCTTCTTCGTTATTATTCCGATTGCTATTATAATGAAGACAGTCCTGTGGTGGATGATTTTACCTATGATAAACTTTTGCGGGAATTAGAAATTTTGGAAGATGAAAATCCTCATCTTCGCACTGCCGATTCTCCCACAGTAAGAGTTGGGGGGAAGGCAAGTGATGTGTTTAGTCCTGTGGAACATAGAATACCGCTTCAGAGTTTGGAAGATGCTTTTTCCTACGAGGAGCTTTCTGCGTTTGATGAGCGGGTACAAAATGTTTTGGGTGATTCCTATGAGTATGCGGTAGAACTGAAGATAGATGGGCTTTCTGTTTCTTTAGAATATGAAAATGGCGTTTTTGTTCGTGGTGCAACCCGTGGTGACGGTGTTGTGGGAGAAGATGTCACTGCCAACCTGATGGAAATTAAAGAAATTCCCAAAGTGTTACCCGAAAAGATTCCCTACCTTTGTGTCCGTGGGGAAGTTTATATGAAAAAAGCAGTGTTTGAAGAATTAAATGCGATGCAGGAAATCTTGGAGAAAAAGCCTTTTGCCAATCCCAGAAATGCAGCGGCAGGTTCTCTTCGTCAAAAAGACAGCAAAATCACCGCAGAAAGAAAGCTAAGTATTTTTGTGTTTAATTTGCAGTTATGTGAAGGAAAAACTTTTTCTTCTCATAGCGAAAGTTTAACCTTTTTAAAAGAAATGGGATTCCCTGTGAGTCCTTACTATAATTTGTTTTCCAAGATGGAAGATGTTTTTTCGGAAATCACAAGATTAGGGGATATGAGAGAAGACTTACCCTTTGATATTGACGGTGCGGTAGTAAAAATTGATGAATTTTCCTCTCGTAGTAAAATGGGGGAAACTTCCAAATTCCCTAAATGGGCGATTGCTTATAAATATCCTGCCGAAATTAAGGAAACGAAACTGACTAATATTTTTATTCAGGTGGGAAGAACGGGGGTTTTAACACCCAATGCGGAGCTGGAACCTGTCCGTCTGGCAGGAACCACAGTAAGACGTGCAACCCTGCATAATTATGACAATATCCGCGATAAAGATATTCGTATCGGTGATACGGTTCGAGTGCGAAAGGCAGGAGACATTATTCCTGAAGTGGTTGAATCCGTTCCCGAAAAACGAAACGGTTCTGAAGTGATATATGAAATGCCTGATATTTGTCCTGTTTGCGGAGCCAAAGTGGTTCGTATAGAGGATGAAGTTGCAATCCGCTGCTCCAATGTGGAATGTCCTGCACAGATTTTAAGAAATATCGTGCATTTTGCATCTAAAGATGCGATGGATATTGAAGGATTAGGGCCCCAGGTGGTAAACCTTCTTCTGGAAAGCAACTTAATCAAAAAAGTTTCTGATATTTATACTCTTCGTGCAGAAGATATTGCTTCTTTGGAACGAATGGGACAGAAATCTGCTGAAAATTTAATTTCTGCCATTGAACGTTCCAAACAAAACGACTTATCCCGTTTGATTTTTGCGTTAGGAATTCGTCAGATTGGGAAAAAAGCAGGTAAAATTTTAGCCAAAAACTTTAAGAATATGTCTGCTGTTATGGATGCCAAATTGGAGGAGTTTACGGGTATCTTTGAAATTGGTGAAATTTCAGGAAAAAGCGTAGTGGAATTTTTTGCTTTAAAATCCAACCGTGAGATGGTGGAAGCTCTTCGTGGGCAGGGTGTTAATATGGAATATCAGGACGAAAGCGTTTCTGAAATCTTTTTAAATAAAACGTTTGTTTTAACAGGAACGTTGCCCACCTTAAATCGTAGCGAAGCATCAAAAATCATTGAAGATAACGGTGGAAAGGTATCTTCTTCTGTGTCTAAAAAGACGGATTACGTTTTAGCAGGAGAGGAAGCAGGCAGTAAATTGAAAAAAGCCCAGGATCTTGGAATTACCATTCTGACCGAGGAAGAGTTTTTTGGAATGTTATCTTAA